AGGCTAATTAAAACACCTAGATTTAATGTATGATTTCTAATGGAAGCCAGATTGTAAATTGAGGCAGTAAACAGGAGCAAAAATACACCTGTTGAAATGGATTTGGTGAGTAGGTAGAGTGCGTGTTTATAATTGGGATCCTCGTGGGTATAATCCTGTCTGTTTTCAGGAGTTGAAAGGGTGAAAAAGTCAAATAAGTTATTTTTTATTTTGCTAAAATAAAATTTAGATTTATATAAATTATCTAGTTTTAAGTGGTTTGTGTTTGTTTTTGTTGTGAGATATAGAGTGTTACTTTTTTTTGATTGAAAAGCCCATAGTCTATAAAAGAAAGACATAATTAGCGTTAAAACATTCGATTTCCTATATTGGAAATGAGCGTTTTTTTGAGCTTTAACGCTAATGTTTTGATTCATCTGATTGAAGTTAATTTGAATTCAAATTTGATGAAATAAGGATTGATTTTATACCTGAATTCTTAAACAAGAAGCAGGGTCTTCATTATAAAAACGTTCAATGTCTTCCTGATTAATTCGAAGCGCCCATTCCATTTTATTTGTGGTCATGATTTCACTAAAAACGAATACGGTCTTGGGGGAATCTTCTGAAAGAACACATCTGTCAAAAACTTCCGGATCTGTAGAAATGAGAATGAAGTCATTCTTCAAAGCATAGTTCCATACTTCTAAATCAGAGTAGTTGGAAAGTTGAGTTCCGGTAATATGTAGTGAACCTGGAAAAATATCAGAGATACTATCTATAATTCGCTTAGAAATATTCTGGTCGATCAGTAATTTCATTGGAAACGAGTAATTACGAAGTAAAACTTAGTTTAAGTTCTCTGTTAGCAGCAAAAGATAAACAAGCGTTAATATGTTCTTCATTTAGTTCTGCGTAATCGTTAAGTATATCTGATTTAGACATTCCTGAAGCCAACCAGTTTAATACATCATACACAGTAATCCTCGTACCTTTAATAGTAGGTTTACCAAATCTTTTCTCCGGTTTAATCTCTATTAATTCCATACGCTTTGTTTTATTATGAGTGGTGTAACAAAGAAAGCCAAAATGTTGAGTTTTAAAGGGTAAAGAGGATATAATTTTTATACAATTTATTAACCATGTAAATAGGCTTAGTTTTAAATTGATTTAGTCAAGTGAAATAAATATAACACGGACTACATTGAGTTTTTGTGATATGTTAATCATTGATGGTCAAATCTTCTTTTTAATAAGACATTTTACTTAAAATAAATTCGGATTTTGAAAGAAAATAAGGTTTATTTGAATACCTGTTATCAGATCAATATTTATCAGAGACTTGAAAAAGAATTTAAAAGAATATATACTTCTAGCACTGTCTGTTTTTAGTTTTAACCTATTGATATTTTCTCAGTTAAGTGTTTCTGATAGTGTGTTTGATGAGATTAAGGTACACGGAGCAGATATCGTATTAACCGGAATATCTGAGCCTAAAGTACATTTTGACTCTTTAGATATTGCGGTGATTGATTTTGCAATTAAATACAGCAGAGAACATGGATTAAATGAGCATTTAGCCAGATTATACATTCAAAAAGCGAAATTTAATTTAGAACAGGATAAAATATCAGAATGTATCTTTTATTGTTTAGAGGCTTTAGAATTGTGCAAAAGCTATAATATCTCGTTAGACTTAAAGAAATCTGCATATATCACTTTATCAAAAGGATTTCAGGAAATGGGTGCATTTGATGAATCCATTGGCCATAGGAATAGTTATTTAGAGCTTGCAAACGGGGAAGTTTGGGATGAAGAAATTTCTAATTCATTAAGTTTTATTGGGAATTTATATCTAAGAAAAAAGGATTATGATTCAGCATATCATTTTTACGATAGGGCCAGGATATATTCCGAAAAATTTAATCAACAACGAAGTACTGCTGAAGCTTTAAATAACCTTGGGTTAACGGTATACAAGATTCCGGAGTTTGATTCTGCAGCTAATTTCTTTGAAGCGGCTTTAAAAATATATAGGACAAAACACACACCGGAAGATAGTTTAAAAGTGGGAATAATTACAGGTAATTTGGCCATTTGCTTTCATCTTAGAAATGAAAAAGAGAAAATAATTAGACTAGTGAATGAGCAAATTCAAATTACCAAAAGGTATAAAGATTATGACGCACTTTCTGTAGCTTATTTTGAAATGTGTAATACCTATTATAATCTTCAGGATTATAAGAAAACACAGATTTATTTAGATTCCGTATTGGCTACTAATCTGTTAAGAAAACAGAATGAAGCGGCCAAATTTCAAAGGTTAGGTATATATGGGTCTTATGGTCATATAACCAGGTTGTTGAGGGATTTTGATAAAACGATGTATTACCATGATTTGTATTATGCGATATATGATTCTTTATATGGAGCAAGTGTAACAGAGGAATTGGTGAAGAGTGTTACTCAATATAAAGTTTCAGGTATTAAAAGTGAATTAAAACTTAAAAAAGCACTTTTACAACAAAGTCAAGATGAGATAAAGGCGATGGAACAGGAGAAGAATTTATCCACATTAAAAGTAGTTTTTGGAAGTGTAACAGGGATATTATTATTAGCTATTGGAGGAATTGTTTTCAATAAAATGAAGTCTGAGCATAAAAGAAAACTTGAGATAAAAGAACTTAACCAGCAAATTCTTGAAGCGACTGTAAAAAACAAAACAGATCGATTAACTCAGTCTGCATTGAGTATGACCAGAAAAGTTGATTTTTCAAAAGAATTAATTAGTAAACTATCTAAGATAAAGGGTATAGAACCAAAGGATTTATCTCCAATCAAAGTTTTTATATCAAATGAGTTTAGAATGGATGAATCTTTTTTGGAAATGGAAAATTATATTGCTGAATTAAGTGAAGATTTCTTTTTGACGCTTAAAATTAAGTTCCCTGAATTGACAGAAAATGAAATTAAACTGTGTGGTTTGATTCGTTTGGGGTTATCCAACAAAGAAATTGCGGTGATTAAAAACAACACACTGAATACTATAAAAGTAGCTAAGACGAGATTGAGCAAAAAACTGAACCTGGTTCCAGGGGCAAGTATTTTAGAGTTTTTAAAATCTATTTAGATCACATATAAAAAAGCCTCGAAGAATTTTTCTTCGAGGCTAGGTTTTAACAAATCTAAAAGCAATAAAAATGTACCTCTGTGATGATGTTATTTATTGATTATGAGGTTCCAGAGGTTGATTTGTTAAAAGAGGTTTAGATTATGGATAAATAACCTCAATAGATTTATTGAACAAGGATTTTGTAGATAGCTGTCTTTTCATCCTTTTGGACTTCCACAAAGTATATTCCTGGAGCAACATTCTCTAATGAGATTTCTTTAATCATTTCACCACTGATACTCTGGAAAGTATCATAATATAGGATAGAGCCATTCAAATGGATGACCTGAATCTCCATATTTGAATTTTGACCAGATTCTATGGAAATGTTAAACTGGCCGTTATTTGGATTAGGATATACTGATATTCCGGTCAATGGATCAATTTCAGAGATACTTACAAGTTTGCCATACCTCACTTGAGAGTCAACCATAAAATCATCAGTGCAACTATTATAAGCCGTTAATTTAACTGAGACAATAACAGAATCTGAATTTGTCCAGGGATAAATATGTATCGGGTGAATATCTGTAGATGTGGTTCCATCTCCAAACTCCCATAAATATGAAGTCGCATTTTGAGACGTATTGGTAAACGCCACTGTGTATGAAGAAGAGGAATCGGTGAAAGATGCGATTGGATTTAGAATTTCTGAAACAAAAACAGAATCAGATGAAATACAATTTTGATCGGTTACTGTTACCGATACCATTCCCGGAGTATTTACAGAAAGTGTTTGATTTGTAGAACCATCATGCCATGCATAAGTACCCGTGATATTCGCATCAATGACCACATTTGACCCTTCACAAAAAGTTGTAGAATCAACCAATGAAACATCTGTGCTTTGTGTAATCTGAATGGTATCCGCGGAGTGACACCCATTGGAATCAATAACAGAAATGCTCACGGTTTGCGCTGAATCAACTGTTATTGATGAACTTGTTGATCCCGTACTCCATAAATAAGAACCATTATTGATGTTGGCAGCTAACTGTGCTGATGTGCCTTCACATAAATTGGTGTCATTGATAACTACTGTTTCCTGCGCAATAATGTCAAAGTTTGCAGACCCTGTACCGCATAAACCAATGACACTAATTTGTTGTGTGCCGTGTGTGGTAAAAACATGAGTTTTATTGGTGTCCACGTTATTCCAAATTACGGTATCAAAATAGAGTTGTGTCAATGTTAAAGTATCTCCGGTACACAAAGTATGGTTTAAGTTTTGGCCCAATACTGAAAGCGCCATAAACTCATCCGCTCCAATGCATGGAATCGCTTGACGTGCTTGTCCACTAAAGTCTGTATTGATTCCTAATATTGGTGAGCCTTTAGCATATAGATCAATAGTACAGACAAGTAATCTGGTTGTATCCGTATACACTGAATCGACACTTATTGAATTGGCATCCAGTCCTGATGCAACTTGCCAATGATTAATGGAATCATGAGACGTTCCATTGATCCAGCCAACTCGACCGGTTGAATCAGGAACGCTTAGGTTGTTGTAGTCACATTCTGCTACAGATGATCCTGCAATTCGAATGGCGATACCTGAATTTCGAACCTGAACATTATTATTTTTCAAAGAGACATATCCAGGTCCGTTGATATTGATTCCTCTATTGGTAGAGTTTGTACCTGATTTATATATGGAATTGAATGTGTATGCGACAAACAAGTTATCGATAATGCTTAATGCATTTGTCGATGCATTTGCAGGCATGTATATTCGGTTATTAGATACCTGAGTCATATTATTTAATGTCCCTCCAATACCATTGAATTTCATTCCTTCTTTTGGAAAGTGTGTACGACCTTCGATGTAATTATTTTTGTACGAACCTCCGAAATTGGCTTCAAATGAAAATGCGATACCCGATGGGTAGGTCGTATTAGAAAAGATATTATTCCTCTCAAATTGAATATCTTTTTGATTGGTAATAACGGCTCCATATGACCTTTGATGTCTAAACCTGTTTTGTGTAAAAACGTTACTATCTGCCAGATTTCCTCCTGGAGCTTTAAATAGTATACCGTAAGAACCTCGCATGATCGTATTGTTAGTGAATTTCCAATGAGAATTGTCCCCAGTATTCATGTATACTACCGCATTATTGGTGGTGGTATATGTAGTGGTGGTGGAGGTCAATAAGCAATTTTTAATGGTAATACTTTTATTAGAAGCACCTGCTGTGACTAATGCTCTGGAATATGGTGCACCAAGAGCTTTTATAGCAATATTGTCAAATATGATGTTCGAAATATTTTTAAGCTTAACCACATAATTATTTCCGCTATTTGATGGATTGTATTTGATTACAGCCTTTTGATTACCGTTTGGTTGCGTTCTAAAGGTCACTGTATTCGTATCCGAAATACCATGAATACCTGAAACTTCTATTTGCTCTGTATAATTGGTATCGTACACATCAAAGATAACTGGTCCACATACTCCATAGGTTTGCATGGCCTCAATTGCTTCTGTAAAATTATGATAGTAACCAGTTCCTGGAGTAGGGTGGATACTATATGTGCCGGATAAAGAACTATGAATAATTTTGCTAATCGTGTCGTTAATATTCATGCTATCTACCCCCCCATTTGGGTTAGAGGTCCATACTTTAAGAACATCGTTATCAGAGAAGCCGCCAATAATGGTGCCTAGAGTTACAGTGTCATTATCAAATTGTGCAATAGATCCGTTCCATTGGAAAGCAGTTTGAAGAGTTCCATTAATAGACCAATTAATATCTACAGAATTCAAATTCGCTGTACCAGCATTATGGAGTTCTATTTTAACCAATGAATCCACTATACAATTTGGGAAAGTTGGATTAATTAATGACTGTACAGATGCATCGTTAGTGAAAATAGGCGTATTATCGATTCTTATGTTAGGTCTTTTATTCGTTAAAGAACCATTACCAAGCGAACACCCCACATCATTGTCTTTATATTTACCTCTAGACTTGTTTGCCGCATTAGAATATCTAACACCAGTTGATGTACCCCATGAGGTATTGTCAAAGCATACTTCAACAATGATTCCATCACTACCATTCCAGTAAAATGGCGATTGAAATGAATATTGATTCCATCCCAGAGTTGGAGTTATAGGAGTAGATGAACTATAGACAATAGTTGGATTTGCAGCCCACCCAACGGGTATTGTTGTCGTAGTATTGGGTACAGTAGAAAGTTTAATTGTAAATCCATTTAAAGGCACACCGCTGGCTGAACCCACATTAAAACCCAGACTCCAAATCATACCTGCTACAGCTCCATTATTTATGAGTTGTTGTCCTGTATATAAGTATTGGTGTCTTGCATCATGATAATACGTGCTATAAGGTGTTGCAACCGATGAAGTCGTGTTATTTGTTCCCCCTCCAATTGTTACATAATTCTGAGAGAATAGTGAATTGGAATTCATCCCTATGAATAGAATGAATAGCAATAATAATTTTTTCCAGGTTTTGTTTTTCTTCATATTATATCGAAATATTTAATTGTTTCTCTCAAATATATTGGGCGAGAATATGAATGAGGTTAAAAGTTTGGGTAAAAAACGAGGAGACGAAATTAGTTGCGTATGTCTTTGTTTTGACTCAAAATTATCTTTGGATTAAGACTCGTTTTTTTAAATGGAAAAGCGGTAAAAGCTTGATTTTATTGGCCTATAATGAGTGTTTTATTTAAGAGGGAAAACGAAGCAATAAAACTTTGTATGTGTATTGAAAATGAAGGTGGTATAATCATGCTTACCTATTGCTTACCATAGTAAAATTGAAAATAGATGAAATGGAGGTGGATTTTTGATGAGGGCTTGAATAAAACGAAAAAGATTAGTGAATAGATGTAACGTTTTTTCCAAGTTTCAAACGTGTATTTTCCTCGTCTTGCATATTTTTATTGGGAATACGCTTTTGAGAAATAATCTCCAGACTATAATAATCAAATTCTTCGACAACTTTACCATGGAGTAAATAACTACCTGTACCTGTAAAAGGGTATTTGGAAGCAACTAGTGGAAAACTTACGGTATCTAACCATTGTCCTTTAAGGTCAATAAAAGTGCCGAAAAACATTCCTTTCTTATTTCGTGTCTTAATGCTTTTGACGTGAATAAGATAACCTACAATAGTAATGTTTTGATTAACGTATTGGGGTAACATTTCAGCTGTGATAGAAGAGGAGGGAATATGGGATGAGAGCTTAAAAGGTGAAATACTTATGGGGAATCCAAAAAGTTCAATTTCATCAAAGGCATCCTCAAGATCATGTTTCCACAAGGTAGGGAGTTCAAATTTTTTTGCTTTAGGTTGAAATAAAGACAATGTTTTGGGTTTCTTTTTTTGTTTATTCAGAAGTAGATGCGCATCCCATAAAAGGGTCTTTTTCGTTTGTTTGGTAAACTGAAAAGCATTGCTTCGAATAAGAATCATTAATTGTTCCAGAGAGACAGGAACACGTTGAACAAAGTCCCTAAACCCACTTAAAAACCCAAAACGATTCCGTTCCCAGAGGATTGCTTTGATGGTTTTAGCTTCTAAACCATGAATAAAATTAAACCCCAAATAGATTTCAGTACCATATAATACGGTAATTTGTTCACTTTGATTAATACAGGGCAAATGAATTTTTCCTCCGTGTTTTTGGGCTTCATAAATATAGAGTTGACGAGAGTAGAAGCCCCCACCATTGTTAATGGTGGCGACTAAAAACTCAAGTGGATAGTAAGCTTTCAGATATAAGCATTGATAGCTTTCAACGGCATAACTCGCAGAATGCCCCTTGGCAAAAGCATATCCTGCAAAACTTTCGATTTGATACCAAACTTCTTTGACATGAGCCGGATCATAACCTTTGGTTTTACAGTTATCAAAGAATTTCCTTTTGACTTGTTGAAATTCATCTCTGGAACGATATTTTCCACTCATTCCACGTCTTAATACATCTGCTTCTGCCAGTGAAAGTCCGGCAAAATAATGTGCAACCTTAATCACATCTTCCTGATATACCATTACACCATAGGTATCTGGCATTAAATCATATAGGATTTTTGATTTTTGTCGGGCCAATTCACGTTTTTCAGGATTTCGATGACGGATAATGTATTCACGCATCATCCCACTTTGCGCAACCCCTGGACGAATCACTGAACTTGCGGCTACAAGATCTAAATATTTACTCACACGGAGTTTTCGCAGGAGCATGCGCATCGCAGGAGATTCAATATAAAAGCATGCAATTGCATTTCCCTGTCGGAGTAAATCATTTGATTTTTGATCTGTTTTTAGACTTTTAATATCATGGATATCTAATGTCGTATTTTGGTTAGTGTCCCGAATAATTTGAAGGGCATCTTTAATCTTAGCCAATCCTCGTTGCCCTAGAATATCGAATTTATATAGGGAAATATCTTCGGCCGTATGCATATCAAAATGTGTGGTAGGGTAGCCTTTGGGAGGCATAAACGTAGCCGAAAAATAATGAATAGGACGATCGGAAATAATGATTCCCGAAGAGTGAACGGTTAAATGGCTGGGAAAACCGTGAATAAGTGAACTGTATTTCAATACGATTTTGCCAATTTCATCTGCTTTCTGCGGATAGCGTTGTAGTTTGTCTATTTCATGATTTGGGAGCCCAAAGACTTTGCCCAGTTCTCGAAGTACCGATTTTTGTTTGTAAGTGCTATATGCGGCTAAAAGTGTGGCATTCGGAAATCGTTCGAAAATGTATCGGGTAATATCTTCTCGATCCTTCCATGAAAAGTCAATATCGAAATCGGGCGGATTTTGTCGGAATAAGTTGATAAATCGCTCAAAATAAAGATCTAATTCCATGGGGTCTACATCGGTGATTCTAAGTAGATAAGAGATGATGCTGTTAGCTCCGCTACCACGGCCTACATAGTAGTATCCTTTACTTCGTGCATATTTCGTGACTTTCCAGGCAATCAGGAAGTAAGAAATAAACTTCTTTTTTCGGATGACGTCCAGTTCCATATTAATTCGATCATATATATCATCATCTATTGTATCGAATCGATATGCCAGATTTTTAAATGCAAGATGTTTGATAAATCGAAAGTCAAGTTCTTCATTTCCGGTATAATGGCTGAGGTTATTATGACCGTTTTCATTTTTGAGATCAAAATGGATATGACAAGCATCTAATAGATCATGAGTATTTTGAATGATTGTAGGGAATTCTGCGAATACTTCTTTAAGATCGTCCGGACTATAAAAAATGTCTTTCGGGTCAGCTTCTTCTGTTTTAGAAAGTTTACTGAGTAGGGTGTTATTAGCTATAGCACGTAAGAGTCGATGTGCATTAAAATCACGTTTATTTCTAAAAGTCACAGGCTGTAAAATCACCAGTTTATCTTGATGGTATTTGAGTTTCCCTAAACGCAGTTCATGAATTTGTGAAGCTTTCACCCCAATAAATTCGTTTTCGTTTAATGCAGAAACGGGTTGAGTCCCTAATGGATAAATGGTAAATGCATTTTTGAAAGGAGGAGCCTGAGGTGGGATGGGTTGGTCCAAATGATTGTAATAGGATAGATGTTGGTTGATTTCCTGAAATCCCTGATTGTTTTTGGCTAAAGCTACAAATTGTTGTTGTGCCCCATTTCTAAAATCAATACCTGCGACTATTTTGATGAAATGTTTTTGAGTCAGCCGTAAAAAGTCCAATAGCGCGGTGGTGTTGTTGATATCTGTAATCGCAAAAGATTTCACTTGAGCATCCAGCATTTGATGGAGCAATTCCTTGGGAGAAATCGTTCCAAATTTTAAACTGTAATATGTGTGATTATTAATATACATACATCTTTTGCGTGCACTAGTTAGTTTAGATAATCCGAAGTGCTGTAAATGCAAAGTTGAATAATATATTTAACAGTTGTTGTTAATATATTTTACATATGTGGATGTTGTATGAATATCTCAAATTAGTCTATTCATTTTCTGAGTTTTGATTGATTTTTTAGGTCGATTATATGATAAAACAAACCTACTTTTGCAGAATAAAATTTCAATTTTGAAAGGTTAAAAACTCTAGCGTATCACAATCCTTGTTCATGAAAAAGATAGTACTATTTATAGTGCTTATAGCCAGTTTAGGCTTACAAGCGCAAACCACCCATACTGTAATAAATACTAATGACTCGGGCTTAGGTTCCTTAAGAGCGATAGCGGATAGTTGCGTAGCGGGTGATACCATTCGTTTTTCTCCATCTTTAATTGCTTTAGGGTCTGATTCCATAGTTTTAACTACTGGTGAAATAGCTTTTGATACTAATGGTGTAGTGATAAAAGGTTTATATACAGTTACGGATACATTGTTTATATCAGGAAATAATAATTCCCGGATTTTTTCATTTAATGGAGCAGGTAGAGTTGTTTTAGATTCTTTGGTACTTGTAAATGGCAATGGTAATGGTGTCAGTTCTGGGAATGGAGGGGCAGTTTACAGCTATTTTTGCTCTGATACGTTATTTGTAAAAAACTCTAAGATATCTGGAAATACAGCTAATCAAGGAGGAGGAATTTGTTCCACTGTGGCTACTTCATTTGTGAGTTTAATAAATACAACAATATCGGGAAATGTTGCTTCTAGTAAAGGAGGAGGAGTTTATCTATATTCTAATATACCATCTCCTATAAGCATCTTAGATTCTAAGGTTTTAGGAAATACGTCAGCGAATGGAGGAGGGGTTTATTGTTTATCTAATAATTCTATTTTTTATTTTATTATAATAGAAAACAGTATTATATCTGGAAATAATGCATCTAATTTGGGAGGAGGGATTTATTGTTTTTCTAATTCGGGTTCTATTAGTTTAATTAATTCTACTTTACAGGGAAACACCGCTTTTGAAGGTGGGGGGGTTTACTCCAAGACAAAATCATCATCTATTGATATAATGAACTCTATGGTTTTAGGTAATTCTGCTTATAACGGAGCGGGAGTTTTTAGTTTTTCTGCTGGTTTTCAATTTGATTCTTGTTCTTCTATTATGAATGTAACGAATTCAACCATATCAGGAAACGTTGCTTCTAATTGGGGGGGAGGAATTGTTTCATATTCTCGTTATTCATACAATTATGCGTCTCATGGGTCTACTTCATCTTCTTTTGTGAATGTAGTAAATTCCACGGTATCTGGGAATTCAGCCCCTTCTGGAGGAGGGGGGATTTATTCAAATTCGTATTCTTCTTGTCCTTCATTAATAAATTCTTCTTGTTTGGCATCGTCCCAAGTTAGTCTTACAAATTCTACAATATCTGGAAATTCTGGAACTTCAGGTAATGGGGCGGGGGTTTATTCAAAGGCCTATTCTACTTATACACCTTTTTATTCTCCATCTTCAATACATACAACAAGTACTATAATAGCAGAAAACGGTATTAATTCTAGTGGAATATATAACAGTACTGTTCCTACAGTTATATCAAATGGATATAATATTTTTAGTGATGCACCAACGGGAACGATAAGCTCTGATAGTATAAATATTACTACTTCACAATTAAATTTGTTGCCTTTAGCATTTAATGGAGGGACTACACAAACAATGCGACCTGGCCCTGGTAGTATTGCCGTAGATAATGGAAATCCAAACGACAACTCTGATGCACAAAATGCACCAATAGTAGGCACAAGAGATGTGGGTGCAACAGAAGGGTGTTTTGCATTACCCTCTTCCATTTCAATAGCTGCTTGTAATTCTTATACTGTACCGAGTGGAAATAATACATACACACAGAGTGGCATATATAAAGATACGCTTACAACTAATTGTGGAGCGGATAGTATAGTAACTATTAATCTAAGTATTGTTAGTCAATATTTAAGTGTTGATACAATTGTAGCCTGTAGCAGTTATACCTGGATAGATGGAATTACATATACATCCAATAATAATACCGCTGTAGATACTTTGCAGAGTAGTGGAGGTTGTGATTCTATTGTGACTTTGGATTTAACTATTTTACAACCTTCTTCAGGCATAGAAATGGTTACGGCTTGTGATAGTTATATTTGGAATGGGGTTACCTATAATTCAAGTAATAATACGGCCTTAGATACGTTAGTGAATGCTGTCGGGTGTGATAGTATAGTTGTACTTGATCTAACAATATTAAATTCAACAACCTCAACAATAACAACAGCTGCTTGCGATAGTTATACTTCTCCAAGTGGAAATTATATATGGGTAAGTTCTGGTACTTATATGGATACGATCCCGAATTCAGTAAATTGTGATTCTATTCTTACGATTAATTTGACCATTAACTACTCAAGTCATCATACGGATACAGTTACAGCTTGTGATATTTATACCTGGATAGATGGAATCACATATACTTCAAGTAATGATACGGCAACACAATTATATACAAAATCGAACGGCTGTGATAGTATCATTACACTGGATTTAACGATTAACACCACTCAATATGTCACAGATACAATTATGGCTTGTGATAGTTATACTTGGGTTAATGGGGTTACATATACTTCAAACAATAATGCCGCTGTAGATACTCTTGTAAGTACATCTGGATGTGATAGTATTGTCACACTTGATCTGACGATATTAAATTCGACCACTTCAACAATTGCGATAACAACATGTGATAGTTATACTTCTCCAAGTGGAAATTACGTATGGACAAGTTCCGGTACTTATATGGATACAATCCCGAATTCAGTAAATTGTGATTCTATTATCACTGTAAATTTGATAATTAATAATTCAACAACTTCAACACTAACGGTAACAACATGTGATAGTTATACTTCCCCAGGTGGAAATGTATGGATGAGTTCAGGAACTTATTTGGATACGATACCGAATTCAGTAAATTGTGATTCTATTATAACTATTAATTTGACTA
This genomic interval from bacterium SCSIO 12643 contains the following:
- a CDS encoding DUF5615 family PIN-like protein is translated as MKLLIDQNISKRIIDSISDIFPGSLHITGTQLSNYSDLEVWNYALKNDFILISTDPEVFDRCVLSEDSPKTVFVFSEIMTTNKMEWALRINQEDIERFYNEDPASCLRIQV
- a CDS encoding DUF433 domain-containing protein; this encodes MELIEIKPEKRFGKPTIKGTRITVYDVLNWLASGMSKSDILNDYAELNEEHINACLSFAANRELKLSFTS
- a CDS encoding tetratricopeptide repeat protein; protein product: MKKNLKEYILLALSVFSFNLLIFSQLSVSDSVFDEIKVHGADIVLTGISEPKVHFDSLDIAVIDFAIKYSREHGLNEHLARLYIQKAKFNLEQDKISECIFYCLEALELCKSYNISLDLKKSAYITLSKGFQEMGAFDESIGHRNSYLELANGEVWDEEISNSLSFIGNLYLRKKDYDSAYHFYDRARIYSEKFNQQRSTAEALNNLGLTVYKIPEFDSAANFFEAALKIYRTKHTPEDSLKVGIITGNLAICFHLRNEKEKIIRLVNEQIQITKRYKDYDALSVAYFEMCNTYYNLQDYKKTQIYLDSVLATNLLRKQNEAAKFQRLGIYGSYGHITRLLRDFDKTMYYHDLYYAIYDSLYGASVTEELVKSVTQYKVSGIKSELKLKKALLQQSQDEIKAMEQEKNLSTLKVVFGSVTGILLLAIGGIVFNKMKSEHKRKLEIKELNQQILEATVKNKTDRLTQSALSMTRKVDFSKELISKLSKIKGIEPKDLSPIKVFISNEFRMDESFLEMENYIAELSEDFFLTLKIKFPELTENEIKLCGLIRLGLSNKEIAVIKNNTLNTIKVAKTRLSKKLNLVPGASILEFLKSI
- a CDS encoding T9SS type A sorting domain-containing protein; its protein translation is MKKNKTWKKLLLLFILFIGMNSNSLFSQNYVTIGGGTNNTTSSVATPYSTYYHDARHQYLYTGQQLINNGAVAGMIWSLGFNVGSASGVPLNGFTIKLSTVPNTTTTIPVGWAANPTIVYSSSTPITPTLGWNQYSFQSPFYWNGSDGIIVEVCFDNTSWGTSTGVRYSNAANKSRGKYKDNDVGCSLGNGSLTNKRPNIRIDNTPIFTNDASVQSLINPTFPNCIVDSLVKIELHNAGTANLNSVDINWSINGTLQTAFQWNGSIAQFDNDTVTLGTIIGGFSDNDVLKVWTSNPNGGVDSMNINDTISKIIHSSLSGTYSIHPTPGTGYYHNFTEAIEAMQTYGVCGPVIFDVYDTNYTEQIEVSGIHGISDTNTVTFRTQPNGNQKAVIKYNPSNSGNNYVVKLKNISNIIFDNIAIKALGAPYSRALVTAGASNKSITIKNCLLTSTTTTYTTTNNAVVYMNTGDNSHWKFTNNTIMRGSYGILFKAPGGNLADSNVFTQNRFRHQRSYGAVITNQKDIQFERNNIFSNTTYPSGIAFSFEANFGGSYKNNYIEGRTHFPKEGMKFNGIGGTLNNMTQVSNNRIYMPANASTNALSIIDNLFVAYTFNSIYKSGTNSTNRGININGPGYVSLKNNNVQVRNSGIAIRIAGSSVAECDYNNLSVPDSTGRVGWINGTSHDSINHWQVASGLDANSISVDSVYTDTTRLLVCTIDLYAKGSPILGINTDFSGQARQAIPCIGADEFMALSVLGQNLNHTLCTGDTLTLTQLYFDTVIWNNVDTNKTHVFTTHGTQQISVIGLCGTGSANFDIIAQETVVINDTNLCEGTSAQLAANINNGSYLWSTGSTSSSITVDSAQTVSISVIDSNGCHSADTIQITQSTDVSLVDSTTFCEGSNVVIDANITGTYAWHDGSTNQTLSVNTPGMVSVTVTDQNCISSDSVFVSEILNPIASFTDSSSSYTVAFTNTSQNATSYLWEFGDGTTSTDIHPIHIYPWTNSDSVIVSVKLTAYNSCTDDFMVDSQVRYGKLVSISEIDPLTGISVYPNPNNGQFNISIESGQNSNMEIQVIHLNGSILYYDTFQSISGEMIKEISLENVAPGIYFVEVQKDEKTAIYKILVQ